The following proteins are co-located in the Pectinophora gossypiella chromosome 23, ilPecGoss1.1, whole genome shotgun sequence genome:
- the LOC126377469 gene encoding uncharacterized protein LOC126377469 has translation MISGSARDSNFCDKSDNIKMPEGNVGQTANFPWLGILRVQLREPYSKNYRVAVTGVVLIKLNYALAVSKDIAKIPKHILLDDSNVLFISTVNTTTYVKVKDCLHHPEHEVLTLNTITIIELEITKNLHKVFEKEIHKMLYFDKQMCDEFYIRSNLNEELKTPTRYECAFAVHNEGACVVENGMAIVSNASGYWMLIGLSLHGPGCAAPNRFIELSTFLPWLTRSTDDADVISDEKYRRSFDAA, from the exons ATGATAAGTG GAAGCGCTCGAGACAGCAATTTTTGTGACAAAAGTGACAACATTAAAATGCCTGAAGGAAACGTTGGGCAAACTGCGAATTTCCCTTGGCTGGGAATACTAAGAGTACAATtac ggGAGCCTTATTCAAAAAACTACCGGGTTGCCGTAACCGGGGTGGTTCTAATCAAACTGAACTACGCTTTAGCAGTATCCAAAGATATTGCTAAAATACCCAAACATATACTATT GGATGATAGCAATGTACTGTTCATCTCTACGGTAAATACCACAACGTATGTCAAGGTTAAGGACTGTCTGCACCATCCTGAACACGAAGTGTTGACGTTGAACACCATTACTATCATAGAATtggaaataacaaaaaatt TACACAAGgtatttgaaaaagaaatacacAAAATGCTTTATTTTGACAAACAAATGTGTGATGAATTCTACATTAGATCAAAC ctgAATGAAGAGTTGAAGACTCCAACGCGATACGAATGCGCCTTTGCAGTTCACAACGAAGGTGCCTGCGTTGTCGAGAATGGTATGGCCATTGTCAGTAACGCATCTGGGTACTGGATGTTG ATCGGCCTGAGTCTCCACGGGCCCGGCTGCGCAGCCCCCAATCGCTTCATTGAACTGAGCACGTTCCTGCCATGGCTGACCAGATCCACGGATGATGCCGACGTCATATCGGATGAAAAATATAGAAGATCTTTTGACGCTG cctag